The Ziziphus jujuba cultivar Dongzao chromosome 1, ASM3175591v1 genome segment AACTTACTTGTTATAGATGGATTAGGCTTAAAACTCCTTTCATGTTTAAATGCAGCAATTCGAGGTTATGCTTTATCATACCTTAATTCATGTGCTGGTAGAATTCGATTTCTGCTGGGTACTCCAGGAATGGTGGCTCTTGATTTAGATGCGAGCTTGAAGGGACTTTTTCAGCGGATTGTTCACCACCTTGAAAACATTCCAAAACCACAGGGTGAACATAGTTCTGCCATGACATATGATCTCTCGGTAAGAAATCTGCACTAACTCATGCCTTATGTTCATTTGAgcaaatttgatgaatattctAGAGTTTCTAAATGCAGAATTGATATATCCTGTGAATCTGAAAGATGTTACCATTGTTCCACCCTATGTAAAGTTTGTTATTTAATACAACTagcatattattaatatttgtaaatctACGCGTACAAGTATATTTGAAAGTTACTTTATTTCCCAATAAAATGTCTACATGAAAAGTTAAGACCTAATAGTTTTTCCccatttcataaaaaatatttgtttcaaATCTTGGAGAATGAATTTCTAAACTTGGCAATATTTGGCAGACCTAAATGTGATTTCTTCCTCCTTTAGAAACTCTTAAATTTCAAAAGATTTTACAAGTGAAGAAGAGGCTGTTAGGCTATTATTGTTTCAAAGCTTTTGCTAATGAGTATGCATTTTCTCACCACTGGAGGACTGAACACATGAAATGAAACTTCAAATGAGAAGTTGCAAATAAAGAGGGAAAGTTCTGTGGAGCTTTGTGATGATGGTATTCTTTTGGTCATTATGGTTGGCAAGAAATGTCAGGATTTTTAAAGATGAGAGTCAAGTTGTGAGAATTTTATGGATTATATCAAGTTTTGGGCTTCTTTATGGTCATCTTCTTCAAAGGAGTTTAGGGATATCCCAAATCCTTTAATTTTGTTGAATAGGAAGGATGTGATGTAGTTAATCATTTAGTTATCTTTGAGGATTCCTTATCCTATTTAATCTTCTGTAATGTGTTGTgttattaataaagttagttttttttttggcaatttttttaaaaaaaatataaataaaataaaagagtctTTGAGAAGTTTCATTTGTGGGGGTTCTATGCGAATATAAATTGTTCTTTATTATCCTGTAAGTTCACGGTTATGCCATAATAATTACATTCTTAGTTTTAAGAATGGAGCCTAAATTTATATGAGCATTTGACAGGGAGGCCGTGATAGAACAATCAAATATGGCTTTTTTAGAAATCTGTTTACTattgtttaatttcttgaaccacaaaaaaaaaaaattcaagtgaTTGGTGCTAAGTTTGATCAGCTTTCCCATTAATATATCCTTTTTATCccttaatttattgattttttgagCAACCTATTGCTCCAGATGATTATTAGTTAAAAGTTAAGATGCTATAATTGGATAATCATTGTTCCTGGCTTGATTGTTAATGTAGCTCTTGTTTCTGTATCAATTGATGAGTAACTGCAACAAATTTGTAGGAATTCCGGAAAGATTGGTTAAATATATTGATGATCGTCACTTCTTCTCGATCATCTATAAACATAAGACATTTGGAAAAAGCTACAGTCTCCACAGGGAAGGAAGGCTTATTGTCGGAGGGTAATGCTGCATATAATTGGTCAAGGTGCTTATCTGACTTTGTTTTTATGTTGTGACAATACCATTTTATTTTAAGAGGATTCATGTCGACATTTTTCTATGACTTGCATATAGTATTGCATTgttcttttttgtatttatagtCTTATCCTTGCAATTCATTTATCATGTTGAATTGTTATGAATGGTCCAGATGCCCAATGACATGGGCAAGAGTAGAGGGATTCAGGGAAAAGGTGCTGGGAAATCGCATGGTTTAGCCTACAATACCAacaaaatgagtttttttttccccctctttttcaaaaataaataaatatagcagggatattatcaatttttttttttttaataaattttttggccTTCTGGGTTCCAATTGCTTAAAAAAGTTAACGTGAGTGTCCGATTGGATTCCATGTATGTGGAAGTGAGATGGAAACTTTGTTAATCATGTTCACCTCTATTTGCTGGTGGCTTTAGAATTTTGTTCCTTTGTGCTTTCACTGTTTAAAGTTCACAAGGTCATTCGTGGCCCAGTGCAGGGGATACTTAGCTCTTGGAGAGGCCATGGGGTTTGTAGGCTGATTTGGGATGTTTGGTGTCTTAGTTCTACATTGCATTTTGAAGGGTATGAAAGGTCCCGAGTTGTCTGCACTAATATTTAGATGTGCCAAGTTCTTGAGAAACCTACAGATGGTTGATTCCTAAAATTCTTTTATGCATCTAATCTACAATCATTTTGTTCTCAGGTCTCAACTGatagttaaaatatttgttCATTAAAATGGTGGTTGAACTAAACAATAACTAAAAGGTTTCACTTTCAATTCCAGATGTGTGGATGAACTGGAGTCTCAATTATCGAAGCATGGCAGtcttaaaaatttgtatttttaccaTCAGCACCTTACAGCAGTGAGTTTTTACATTTTTCTACGTGGTTTcttccgtttccttcgctattATGGGCAATGTAAACttgttaaaattgaaattgttaCTTTTTTCTGTCAAAGAACTTTGAATTGAGCTTAGCTGTTAATAGGTCTTCAGAAACACTATGTTTGGCCCCGAAGGACGTCCTCAGCATTGCTGTGCATGGCTTGGAATTGCTAGTAGTTTTCCAGAGTGTGCGTCCCCCATAGTTCCAGAAGAGGTAATAGATAAACTCAAGTCTCTTCTTGCTCAGACTCTATAGTTGGCCCAGTTGTTTTTCACATGCTCAGAACCTAAACTTTCAAATAGTTATCCACATCTCAAAGCATGGTAATGCAACATTTCTCTAGAATGCAAAAAAAGGGATCTGCAACATGTTCAGTGTTCATAATTATCAGTTGTtttggattgaattttttttttaaagatttagtATCATGCATAGTTATTAATATGGTACAATACAAGAAGAAAATGGTGTCGtttatgtaaaatattatattagatgTAAGTTTTCCTCTGTTTTTTCATCATTGACATTTTCTTCCACTCCTTCGATCTTGTGTTTCCTTTATTCTTGGTAGATTTTGCTTTTCCTCACCGGATTTTTCCAAGGTTGCTCCTTTATTTGGTGGTTTCTAGTTTTTGTTGGTGGGTTCTGGTTTTGGTTTTTCAGTTATCCGGTGGGTTTGTATTTATCTCTTGTTTTCCATCTCTTTGTAGTTGAGTAGGGATGTGGGACAATTGTTGGTTGACTTAGCTAGTCAAACAATCATACTCTGTTTGTGTTTTCTTTGACTCTAGCCCCTacagtttctttttatttttctttttataggtATGACTGTcttttatttactattatatATCTAATTTCCAGTCCCATTTTATCCAATGTAAAAAGTACTTtacttttatgaaaaattattcacCTAACATCTGACGAGgactatttaaaaaattataattaatattattcataaaatatattatgtatatttcctattataatttttatgcgTATCTTATACACATTTTTAGCAAAATGATCCACATTCAGATACATGTTTTTACAACCTTGATTATGAATTCATTCCTCCGGTTGAAGCTTTATTATTTAGTTAATGCAGTACAGATTTGGATGCTAATATATGGAAGGTGAGAAATGAAATGACAATTATTTGTCTCCTTTACTGCAAGCAGGTGACAAAAATTGGCCGGGATGCAGTCCTTTATGTTGAATCTCTCATTGAATCTATAATGGGAGGCCTTGAGGGCTTGATCAACATCCTTGATTCTGAAGGAGGATTTGGTGCACTAGAGACTCAGGTAGTTATTTTTATGTCATCTTGTAACATTAGGAAAGGTTGAAGTTAATTGTGTTTCATAATGCTGATGATGTGGGAATCTCAGCTTCTTCCAGAGCAGGCAGCTTCGTATATGAACCATACATCAAGAGTTTCAATGTCGTCAACGAAGTCACCAAAGGCAGCTGTTGGATTTCCTTTGCCTGGCCATGAGAGCCATCCTGAAAGTAATGGCTCTATCAAAATGTATATCACTAAATCACCATTCTCTCattctattattatataaaaatacaagtCCCTGGTTCTTTCTCATGTGACAAAATTATTAGTGTATTTGTTTTCTATTGAAGGTTGGAAGCTGCAATGCAGAGGCTGACCAATTTATGCTCAGTTTTGAATGATATGGAGCCCATATGTGTTCTAAATCATGTCTTTGTCCTCAGGGAGGTTCGAATGctccccttctctctctctctttctgtttttgtttgtgctgtttttgttatcattttttaagCTGTTACAAATCCATAGTGCACATGCAGAAACACATGCACAATATTATATTTGTGTATCTTTCACATACTGGTGTGGGAACCAAATGCAGTCAGGTCATTTACTGTTTCATCATAACACCATGTAGCCACACATAGTATATATGCATCCCACACTTGCACTGAGTTGGGAAGCAAATGAAACCATGTTGCACACTGTTTTTCATTGTAACATACAAGTTATTTTGCACAGTATATGAGAGAATGCATCATTGGGAACTTCAGGAGGAGACTGCTGGCAGTATTGAAAACAGATAATGATCTGCAACGTCCTTCTATCCTGGAATCACTGATTCGCAGGCATATTGGTATCATCCATTTAGCTGAGCAGCACATTAGCATGGACCTAACCCAGGGTATTCGGGAAGTTTTGCTTACAGAAACTTTCTCAGGACCAGTTTCTTCTTTGCATTTGTTTGATAAACCGACAGAGCAGCATACGGGATCAGCCACAGAAGCTGTTTGTAACTGGTACATAGAAAACATAATCAAGGATGTTTCAGGAGCTGGAATTCTTTTTGCTCCAATTCACAAATGCTTCAAGAGCTCAAGGCCCGTTGGTGGATATTTTGCTGATTCGGTCACTGATCTTGGAGAGTTGAAGGCTTTTGTTCGTATTTTTGGTGGTTATGGAGTCGATAGACTAGACAGAATGCTGAAAGAGCATACAGCTGCTCTTTTAAATTGCATTGACACATCATTACGATCAAACCGTGAAGTACTAGAGACAGTTGCCAGCAGCCTGCATTCTGGTGATCGAATAGAAAGAGATGCATCAATCAAGCAGATTGTTGATATGGAAACGGTGATTGGATTTTGTGTTCAAGCTGGGTTAGCTTTGGCTTTTGGTGGACTTCTAGCTGATGCTGCTGGGACTGTACTTGAAGAAGGTGCTCCCTTGCTATATTCTTTACTAGCTGGAATAGTTAAGCATATACCTGAAGAATTTCCTGAAATGACGGAAATCAAAAGAATGAAAGGGGTGGCGAACAGTGTTGGTGTTTCTGTTGAGCATGACTCACAGTGGGTGAGATTGATCTTGGAAGAGATTGGGACTGCAAATGATGGTTCCTGGAGCTTGTTGCCGTACTTGTTTGCCAGCTTTATGACATCTAATATTTGGAACACCACTGCCTTCAATGTTGAAACGGGAGGCTTCAACAACAACATCCATTGCTTGGCAAAGTGGGTTTGcatatttttttacataaagTTCTTATTTGAGTATGTTAGATACTTCTCAATGCAAAGTTAAAtctaattattcttattttgatttagtTGCAATGCATGCATAAAATGATCTCAACACtatcaatttatatttgtaacACCAAAACCTTGCTAAAACAGCTTAGTTAAACCAAGTAAAGTATCTGATTGTgtagttagtttttttttttttttttgttattatttttttattggaagaTGCTAAACATTTGTTATCTTGACTTGATTGACATAGTTAATGTTCAACTCTTGTAAGTTTTAAGTTTTTGAGATTGATGGTCACTTAAAATGGTATCCGAGTTGTATGTCTCCTGTGTTCAAAACACGTTAGCCCCATTTTTGGTAAGTTTTGGTGCTGCACATGTCAGTTCTGAATTCTTTTTCTGATAATTACATGATCGCCTAAAAGTGAGGGAGTTTTGAGTGTGCGTTGGCTTGATATACGCAGTTGAGTCTCCACTTCGTATAGTCTTAAAAATTCTGGAATTGATGATAACCTAACAGAAATTAAGCATTTTGTAGTATTATCCATTTGTGAATGACTTTACTAGCAACTATTTCTGTGTTAAATTATAAATGTCTTCGCAGGTGCATTGGTGCTGTCATTGCAGGAAGTGAGTATGTTAGATTGGAACGTGAACATCAGCAGAGAAAGTCTTTCTCTAATGGACATGCTAGTGAGACGTTGGATTCTGAAATGCAAAGCCATTTGTCAGCTGAGGCAAGCATAAAGTCCACAATGCAGCTCTTTGTCAAATTCTCCGCAGCCATCATTCTAGATTCTTGGAGTGAAATTAATAGGTATGTAGAATAAGATCCCTTCCGATTCAgtacaaatatttaaattatttctttcaagtAAACGTGTGAATTTGTAGGAAATAATCCTTGGCAAGATGTTTCTTGCTTATTTGCTGctctattgatttttttttttttaatgttttttttatccGTAAGTTTAGTTTATAGGAGATAAGCAGGC includes the following:
- the LOC107420420 gene encoding protein NAP1 isoform X1 produces the protein MARSRSHFSSQDSSLSPTAVRSRELEGPPRWIEYLGPEMTYRNPGLDAQLQSSVGSNKGLNMQWVVQLTIVAKGLMAKMYRLNQILDYPDPVSHVYSEAFWKAGVFPNHPRICVLLSKKFPEHFSKLQLERVDKIALDALQDNAELHLQSLEPWIQLLLDLMVFREQALRLILDLSSTVITLLPHQNSLILHAFMDLFCSFVRVNLFAEKMPRKMMLQMYNLLHAISRSDRDCDFYHRLVQFIDSYDPPLKGLQEDLNFVSPRIGEVLEAVGPIIFLSTDTRKLRNEGFLSPYHPRYPDILTNSAHPLRAQDLANVTSYREWVLFGYLVCPDELLRVTSIDIALVLLKENLVLTLFRDEYILLHEDYQLYVLPRILESKKMAKSGRTKQKEADLEYSIAKQVEKMISEVHEQALLSCDAIHRERRILLKQEIGRMVLFFTDQPSLLAPNIQMVFAALAFAQCEVIWYFQHVGIASSKSKTARMVPVDIDPSDPTIGYLLDGMDRLCCLVRKYIAAIRGYALSYLNSCAGRIRFLLGTPGMVALDLDASLKGLFQRIVHHLENIPKPQGEHSSAMTYDLSEFRKDWLNILMIVTSSRSSINIRHLEKATVSTGKEGLLSEGNAAYNWSRCVDELESQLSKHGSLKNLYFYHQHLTAVFRNTMFGPEGRPQHCCAWLGIASSFPECASPIVPEEVTKIGRDAVLYVESLIESIMGGLEGLINILDSEGGFGALETQLLPEQAASYMNHTSRVSMSSTKSPKAAVGFPLPGHESHPESNGSIKMLEAAMQRLTNLCSVLNDMEPICVLNHVFVLREYMRECIIGNFRRRLLAVLKTDNDLQRPSILESLIRRHIGIIHLAEQHISMDLTQGIREVLLTETFSGPVSSLHLFDKPTEQHTGSATEAVCNWYIENIIKDVSGAGILFAPIHKCFKSSRPVGGYFADSVTDLGELKAFVRIFGGYGVDRLDRMLKEHTAALLNCIDTSLRSNREVLETVASSLHSGDRIERDASIKQIVDMETVIGFCVQAGLALAFGGLLADAAGTVLEEGAPLLYSLLAGIVKHIPEEFPEMTEIKRMKGVANSVGVSVEHDSQWVRLILEEIGTANDGSWSLLPYLFASFMTSNIWNTTAFNVETGGFNNNIHCLAKCIGAVIAGSEYVRLEREHQQRKSFSNGHASETLDSEMQSHLSAEASIKSTMQLFVKFSAAIILDSWSEINRSHLVAQIIFLDQLCEISPFLPRSTLETHVPYAVIRSIYSQYYANSPSSPLALLSVSPRNSPLLSLSHASPVLRQPRGDSTPQFTAMDSGYFKGSSSHAQDHLYDADSGSLRSIGNKQRNIRRSGPLDYSSSRNKVKFVEGSTSGSTGGPSPLPRFAVSRSGPIAYK
- the LOC107420420 gene encoding protein NAP1 isoform X2 — its product is MDLFCSFVRVNLFAEKMPRKMMLQMYNLLHAISRSDRDCDFYHRLVQFIDSYDPPLKGLQEDLNFVSPRIGEVLEAVGPIIFLSTDTRKLRNEGFLSPYHPRYPDILTNSAHPLRAQDLANVTSYREWVLFGYLVCPDELLRVTSIDIALVLLKENLVLTLFRDEYILLHEDYQLYVLPRILESKKMAKSGRTKQKEADLEYSIAKQVEKMISEVHEQALLSCDAIHRERRILLKQEIGRMVLFFTDQPSLLAPNIQMVFAALAFAQCEVIWYFQHVGIASSKSKTARMVPVDIDPSDPTIGYLLDGMDRLCCLVRKYIAAIRGYALSYLNSCAGRIRFLLGTPGMVALDLDASLKGLFQRIVHHLENIPKPQGEHSSAMTYDLSEFRKDWLNILMIVTSSRSSINIRHLEKATVSTGKEGLLSEGNAAYNWSRCVDELESQLSKHGSLKNLYFYHQHLTAVFRNTMFGPEGRPQHCCAWLGIASSFPECASPIVPEEVTKIGRDAVLYVESLIESIMGGLEGLINILDSEGGFGALETQLLPEQAASYMNHTSRVSMSSTKSPKAAVGFPLPGHESHPESNGSIKMLEAAMQRLTNLCSVLNDMEPICVLNHVFVLREYMRECIIGNFRRRLLAVLKTDNDLQRPSILESLIRRHIGIIHLAEQHISMDLTQGIREVLLTETFSGPVSSLHLFDKPTEQHTGSATEAVCNWYIENIIKDVSGAGILFAPIHKCFKSSRPVGGYFADSVTDLGELKAFVRIFGGYGVDRLDRMLKEHTAALLNCIDTSLRSNREVLETVASSLHSGDRIERDASIKQIVDMETVIGFCVQAGLALAFGGLLADAAGTVLEEGAPLLYSLLAGIVKHIPEEFPEMTEIKRMKGVANSVGVSVEHDSQWVRLILEEIGTANDGSWSLLPYLFASFMTSNIWNTTAFNVETGGFNNNIHCLAKCIGAVIAGSEYVRLEREHQQRKSFSNGHASETLDSEMQSHLSAEASIKSTMQLFVKFSAAIILDSWSEINRSHLVAQIIFLDQLCEISPFLPRSTLETHVPYAVIRSIYSQYYANSPSSPLALLSVSPRNSPLLSLSHASPVLRQPRGDSTPQFTAMDSGYFKGSSSHAQDHLYDADSGSLRSIGNKQRNIRRSGPLDYSSSRNKVKFVEGSTSGSTGGPSPLPRFAVSRSGPIAYK